The genomic DNA GGCGGCGATGGTGCGCAGCCGCTCGCGGCTGGGGCCCTCGCCGACGATGGCGAGCCGGATCCGCGGGTCGTCCAGGTGCCGGACGGCCTCCGCGGTGAGCGCGGCGCCGGCGTCCTTCTCCAGGTCGGGGACCAGGCGGGTGACGATGCAGAGCAGCAACTCGTCGTGCCGGACGCCGAGTTCCTCGCGGAAGGCGGAGCCGTCCACCACTCCGGGCGCGTCCGTCCCGGTGTTGACCGGCGGTTCGATCAGCCGGAGGTCCTGGTGGCCGAAGGTGCGGCCCTCGTCCATCAGCGCGCCCAGCCCCAGCACCAGCGGCTGGTGCCGGGGCAGGCCGCGCAGCATCCGGATGCCGTAGAAAGTGGTGACCACGGGCATCCGGCCCATCCGGCCGGGGCCGAAGTAGGCGTTCCGGGCCGCCCGAACCTCCCAGGCGTGGACCAGCTCGCTGCCGTGCTCGTCCGCCAACTTCTGCAGCTGGCGCCGTACTTCGCGGTGCGGGGTGTCGGGGCCGCCGGCCACGGTGATGTGCAGGCCGTGGTCGGCGGCGACGTCGACGAGCGGGGCCGGACCGTCCACCCCCTGGGCGAAGAGCACCGGGTCGTGGCCCCGGTTGCGAAGCGTCCGGGCGATGTCGACCGCGTTGAGCTGCGCGCCGCCGAGCGCGAGGTTGTTCAGGTGCACCAGCACGCGCACGGGTCTCAACGGTCAGTCCTCCCACTGGTGCGGGACGAACACCGGCGCGGCCAGCACCACGGCGCGCGGCGGGGTGTCGAGCATCGGGCCGAACACGTCGAACTGGCCCGCGGAGTGCCAGCTCATCAGCGTGCCGCCGTCGGTCTTGCCGATCGAGTAGACGCCGGCCCACAGGGTGTACCGGCCGCGCGGCAGCGGCAGCCGCGGGATCACGCAGGCCACCTGGTGGTCGCCGCCGGTCAGCCGGATCTCGTGGCTGATCTGGAAGATCGGGCTGGACGTGCCCTCGCTGACGCCCAGGTGCAGGGTGGCGTCGCCGCGGTAGTCGCCGCCGAGGGTGAACTCGACCGTGACCGGCTCGTCGGTGCGCAGGTTGTCGCCGTCCTCGCCGCGCACCTCGTACTTGAGCAGCTGCAGCGGCTCACCGGTACGGGTGGAGGCCTCGGACTGCGCCTCGATCGAGTCGCGGTAGCCCGCCAGCGCGTCCTTGATCCCCGCGTCCACCCGGACGGTGCCCTGCTCCAGCCAGATGCCGCGACGGCAGATCGACTGGACGGCGGGCAGGTCGTGCGAGACGAAGACGATCGTGGTGCCCTGCTCGGCGACCTCGCGCATCCGGTCCAGGCAGCGCTGCTGGAAGACCGCGTCGCCGACCGCCAGCACCTCGTCCACCAGCAGGACGTGGGGTTCCAGGTAGGCGGCGACGGCGAAGCCCAGGCGCATCTGCATGCCGGAGGAGTAGAACTTCACCTGCCGGTCGATCGCGCCGCCGAGCCGGGCGAACTCCACGATGTCGTCGAAGCGCGAGGCCACCTCGCGGCGCTTGAGGCCGAGCAGCGCGCCGAACAGGTAGATGTTCTCCCGCCCGGTCAGGTCGGGGTGGATGCCGGCCCGGATCTCGATCAGCGCGCCGATCCGGCCGCGCACGTCGATGACGCCGGCGTACGGGTACATCACCCGGGTCAGCATCTTCAGCAGGGTCGACTTGCCGGAGCCGTTGGAGCCGATCAGGCCGACCGACTCGCCCGGCTCGATGTGGAGGTTGATGTCGCGCAGCGCCCAGCGCCAGTCCTCGCCGCGGTCGCCGCGCAGCCGGCGGGCCGCCTGCTCGACCTTGTCGCGCAGCAGCATCCGCTGCTGGTCGGCCTTGAAGCGCTTCCAGACCTGCTCGGTGCGGATGGTGCCAAGGGGGTGGTCAGGCGACATCGGCGATCCCCGTCTCGAGCTTCTTGAACAGCAGGTAGCCGCCGACCAGGAAGACCACCGAGCTGGCCGCGGCGATCGAGGTCAGCGCGAGGTCGGGCGCCTGGCCGTACAGCAGCGCCTTGCGGTAGCCCTCGATCACCGCGCCCAGCGGGTTGACGGCGACGTAGACCTCCTGGGCCCGCTGCGGGATCCGGGCCAGCGGGTACGCGACCGGGGTGGCGAAGACGCCCATCTGCGTGATGATCGGCAGCAGGTGGCGGACGTCGCGCAGGTAGACCACCGCGACCGACAGGACCAGCGCCACGCCGTAGGTGAAGGCGAACTGGATCACCAGCAGCGGCGCCACCCACAGGAAGGTGGCGGCGGGCGCCGTCCAGAACACCAGGAACATCAGGCCCAGCACGCCGATGCCGATCACCATGTCGACCGTGGCGACCAGCATGGTGGCGAGCGGGAACACCTCGCGCGGGCAGTACACCTTGTTCAGCAGGCTGAGGTTGTTGGCCAGGCTCAGCGCGCCCTGGTTCATCGTGTTGCTGAAGAACTGCCAGACGATCAGGCCCACGTAGGCGAACAGCGGGTACGACACCGAGCCGGTGTCGATCTTCACCGCGCGGTGGAACACCAGGGTGAAGATGGCGCACAGCGCCAGCGGCGTGAGCACCGCCCAGGCGAAGCCGAGCACCGCCTGCTTGTACCGCGCGCGGAGATCACGCTCGGCCAGGGCGCGGACCAACTCCCTCGCGCCCCACAGTTCGTGCGCCACCTGGACCGGCCGCAGCCGGCGTTTGAAGACCAGCTCGGGCGGCGGACCGTCCGGGATTCGGCGCCTTTCCTCGGTCTGGGTACCACGCTCGTCGACGACCTGCGCGTGCTGTCCCCCCACGGACTCCCCGCCCCTCCGGTGCGAATTGGGAAGGGGCCGCGGAACGAACCGGGCGGCCCCGGCGACCACAATGGCACAGAGTGTGTGGGCCGGGGGCTGGTTCGGTGAAGATGGTCCTGGTCAGCGGGTGTCGAGGACTCGGTCGAGTGCGGACGGCATCTGCTCCACCCCGCCGGCCTCGGTCGGAGAGGTCCGGTAGCGGCCGTCGACGATCACCGTCGGGAGCTCGGTGATCCGGTTGCGGGTGAACAGTTCGGGGGCCTCGGCGGTCGCCCGCTCCACCTCCGCGGAGCGGTACGCGGCGCGGAAGGCGCTCGCGCTCAGGCCGTGCCCGACCGCCCAGTCGGCCGCCCGGTCCTCGGTGGTCAGGTCGGCGTGCTGCTCGCGCACCGCGCGGTACACCGACTGCTGCAGCCGGTCCGCCTCGCCGAGCCGCTCCAGGGTGTAGTACAGCCGGGCGTGCGCGGTCTGGACCTGCTCGTCACCGCTGCCGGGCCACACCGCCGGAACCCGGCGCAGCACCACGTCGTCGTGGTGCTGCGCCGCCCAGCCGGTCAACGGCTGCTCCAGCTCGGCGGAGTGGTAGCAGTCGTACCAGAAGAACTCCACCGCCTCCCGGCGGACGGCCACCTGGCGCACCGGCTGCGGGTGGCCGTGGCCGAAGACGTGGGCGCCCCCGTGCGGTTCGGCCGGGGCGGCGGCCGCGCCGGCCGGGTTGCCGAGCAGCCCGGCGGCGGCGGCGAGCAGGGCGGTGGATCGCAGCAGCAGCTTCACCAGGGCAGACTGGCAGGGGCGCGGGCGCCGGGGCCAGCCGGAGCCCGACCTCGCGCGCCAGGTTCGCCGGTTCGGAGCAGTGCGGGTCGCGGGCGGCGCCCGGCCGGTTCCCCGATCAGCCCTCCGGCAGCGGCTCGGGCCGGGCGGCTGCGGGCCCGACGGCCGGGGGGACGGCGGGCGGGGGGACGGCGGGCGGGGGGACGGCGGGCGGCCCGGTGGGCTGCGGCGGGACCGGCGCCGCGGTGTCCTTCCGGGCACCCGTGGCGCTCTCGAAGAAGCGCAGCAGCTCGACCGGGAACGGCAGCACCAGGGTGGAGTTCTTCTCGGCGGCGACCTCCACCACGGTCTGCAGCAGGCGCAGTTGCATCGCGGCGGGCGTGCTGTCCATCATCGCGGCGGCCTCGGCCAGCTTGGACGCGGCCTGGTACTCGCCGTCGGCGGTGATGATGCGGGCCCGGCGCTCGCGGTCGGCCTCGGCCTGCCGGGCCATCGAGCGCTTCATCGAGTCGGGCAGCGCGACGTCCTTGATCTCGACCCGGTCGATGTGGATGCCCCAGCCGGTGGCCGGGGACTCCAGCATCAGCTCCAGGCCGCGGTGCAGGTTCTCCCTGCCGGAGAGCAGGTCGTCCAGCTCGCTCTTGCCGATGATCGAGCGCAGCGAGGTCTGCGCGACCTGGGACATCGCGAAGGGGTAGTTCTGCACGTCGACGGTGGCCCGGACCGGCTCCACCACGCGGAAGTAGACGACCGCGTCGACCCGGACGGAGACGTTGTCCCGGGTGATGCCCTCCTGGGCGGGCACCGGCATGGTGATCACCTGGACGTTCACCTTGCGCATCCGGTCGACCAGCGGGACCAGCAGCGTCGGGCCGGGCCCGCGCACCGCGCCCCTCACCCGGCCGAGCCGGAAGACCACGCCCCGCTCGTACTGCTGCACCACCCGGACGCCGGTGGCCAGCCAGAGCACGCCCAGCACCGCGAGGACCGCCAGGATCTCCACCACTACCCCCATGTCCGGTGTTCCCAGGGGCTGTTGCCCTTTCGAGCCAGTGGGGAAACTATCCGGCCACCTCCCGCAGGAGCCGCTGCCAGGCGTCGGTCACCGGGTCGAGGGCGAAGCGGGCGAGGGCGTGGCTGCGGGCGGCGGCGGCCAGCGGGGCGCGGTCGGTGGCGAGCAGGGCGGTCAGGGCGCCGGCCAGCAGGTCGGGGTCGCCGGGCGGGACGAGGGTGCCGGTGCGGCCGTCGCGGACCACGTCGGAGACCCAGCCGACGTCGGTGGCGACGGCGGGCAGGCCGGCCAGCGCGGCCTCGATCAGGACGCCGGGCACGCCTTCGCTGTCACTGGTGAGCAGCAGCGCGTCGGCCGCCCGGTAGAGCGGCGCGGGGTCGGTCAGCCGGCCCAGGAAGTGCGCGCGCTCGGCGGGTTCGAGGGCGGTCCGGAGCGGACCCTCGCCGGCCAGCGCCAGCGTGACGCCGGGCAGCCGTTCGAGGGCGGCGAGCGCGAGGTCGGGCCGCTTCTCCGCGGAGAGCGCGCCGACCCAGGCGACCAGCGGCCCGTCCGGCGGGAGGCCGAGTGCGGCGCGCGCGGCGCGCCGCTCGGCGTCGTCGGCGGCGGGCGGGTACTGCTCGGCGGCCCGGGCGTTCGGGATGGTCCGGACCCGCCGGGCGGGCAGCCTGAACCGTTCCAGCAGCACCTCGCGGGCGCCGTCGGAGATCGCCGACACGGCCGCGGCCCGGTGCAGCATCGCGCCGACCCGCAACCGGCGCGCCGGCGAGGCGGTCCAGTGCCGCGGGTCGCCGATGTTGACGTAGACGAAGGGCACCCGGCTGCCGAGCAGGGCCACCGCGCAGGCCTGCAGGGTGGAGGAGCCGTGGGCGACCACGACGTCGGCGTCCCGGGCGGCGCGGCGCAGCGCGCGCAGGGTGGCCGGGTGGTGGCGGGACGGTCCGAGCACGGGGGCGTCGGTGCCGTCCGGGCCGGCGTCGGGGTGCGGGTGCAGGGCGCGCAGCGCGGAGGGCTGGCCGCGGCGGAGCAGCTCGCGGTGCAGGTCCCGGGCGAGGTTCTGCGCGCCGCGCCGCCGCGGATCGGTGATCACGTGCAGGACGCGCGGCTGCGGGACGGGCGGGGCGTCGGCCATGCGCCCGACAGTAGCGGCCCGGGTGCGGTCGGCGGGGGCCGGTCTGCCGATTTCCTGGCGGGAGGGACCGGTGGCCTGGGATGCTGATCCCGAGTCGGATCGCGGTGCCGCCAGGGAGGGCGCGCCGGGCCCGGCGCCGGGTGGGGGTTGCGGCTGTGCGTGTGCTCTATGTGATCGACAGTGTGAGTCGGGTCGGCGGGGCGGAGCAGGGGCTGGTGGCGATGGCGCCCCAGTTGGTACGGGCCGGGGTTCGGTTGGATGTCGCGTACCTGAAGGATTCGCCGGGGGGCTTCCAGCCGGAGCTGACGGCGGCCGGCGCCGAGGTGTTCGGCGTGCACCACGCGGGCCGGGCGCGGACGGCGGCCGGCCTGCGGGCGCTGATCCGGCGCCGCCGGCCGGAGTTGGTGCACACGACGCTGTACGAGTCGGACGTCCTCGGCCGGGCGGCGGCGATCAGCGCCGGGGTGCCGGTCGTCTCCAGCCTGGTCAACTCCTCCTACGGTCCGGAGCACCTGCACGCCCGCGGGCTGAGCCCGTGGAAGGTCCGGGCGGCGCAGGCGCTGGACGCGACCACCGCGCAGGGCACCCGCCGGTTCCACGCGCTGACCCACCACGTGGCGGACGCGATGGCCCGCCGGCTGCGGGTCTCCCGCCAGCTGATCGACGTGGTGCCGCGCGGCCGGGATCCGCAGGTCCTCGGCTCGGTGACGCCCGAGCGGCGGGCGGCGGTGCGGGCGGCGCTCGACCTGCCGGACGAGGTGCCGGTGGTGCTGGCGGCGGCCCGTCAGCAGTACCAGAAGGGCCTGGACGTCCTGCTGGAGGCCTGGCCGGAGGTCCGTAGACGGGCGCCGGACGCGGTGCTGCTGCTGGCCGGCAGCCGCGGCGCGGAGACGGCGCGGCTGGAGCGGCTGGCCGAGGCGGCCGGCAACGTGCGCTTCCTGGGCCCGCGTGACGACGTGTTCGACCTGATGGCGGCCTCGGACGCGTTCGCCGTGCCCTCCCGCTGGGAGGGGCTGG from Kitasatospora terrestris includes the following:
- a CDS encoding polysaccharide ABC transporter ATP-binding protein; the encoded protein is MSPDHPLGTIRTEQVWKRFKADQQRMLLRDKVEQAARRLRGDRGEDWRWALRDINLHIEPGESVGLIGSNGSGKSTLLKMLTRVMYPYAGVIDVRGRIGALIEIRAGIHPDLTGRENIYLFGALLGLKRREVASRFDDIVEFARLGGAIDRQVKFYSSGMQMRLGFAVAAYLEPHVLLVDEVLAVGDAVFQQRCLDRMREVAEQGTTIVFVSHDLPAVQSICRRGIWLEQGTVRVDAGIKDALAGYRDSIEAQSEASTRTGEPLQLLKYEVRGEDGDNLRTDEPVTVEFTLGGDYRGDATLHLGVSEGTSSPIFQISHEIRLTGGDHQVACVIPRLPLPRGRYTLWAGVYSIGKTDGGTLMSWHSAGQFDVFGPMLDTPPRAVVLAAPVFVPHQWED
- a CDS encoding slipin family protein; the encoded protein is MGVVVEILAVLAVLGVLWLATGVRVVQQYERGVVFRLGRVRGAVRGPGPTLLVPLVDRMRKVNVQVITMPVPAQEGITRDNVSVRVDAVVYFRVVEPVRATVDVQNYPFAMSQVAQTSLRSIIGKSELDDLLSGRENLHRGLELMLESPATGWGIHIDRVEIKDVALPDSMKRSMARQAEADRERRARIITADGEYQAASKLAEAAAMMDSTPAAMQLRLLQTVVEVAAEKNSTLVLPFPVELLRFFESATGARKDTAAPVPPQPTGPPAVPPPAVPPPAVPPAVGPAAARPEPLPEG
- a CDS encoding glycosyltransferase family 4 protein; its protein translation is MRVLYVIDSVSRVGGAEQGLVAMAPQLVRAGVRLDVAYLKDSPGGFQPELTAAGAEVFGVHHAGRARTAAGLRALIRRRRPELVHTTLYESDVLGRAAAISAGVPVVSSLVNSSYGPEHLHARGLSPWKVRAAQALDATTAQGTRRFHALTHHVADAMARRLRVSRQLIDVVPRGRDPQVLGSVTPERRAAVRAALDLPDEVPVVLAAARQQYQKGLDVLLEAWPEVRRRAPDAVLLLAGSRGAETARLERLAEAAGNVRFLGPRDDVFDLMAASDAFAVPSRWEGLGSAAMEAMGVGVPLVCADVPALRETVGSEDYALLVAPEQPALLAAALTEALDDRAAAAVRAKAARARFLASFTLSHVSARMVGFYERALRRTAA
- a CDS encoding thiol:disulfide interchange protein DsbA/DsbL, with amino-acid sequence MKLLLRSTALLAAAAGLLGNPAGAAAAPAEPHGGAHVFGHGHPQPVRQVAVRREAVEFFWYDCYHSAELEQPLTGWAAQHHDDVVLRRVPAVWPGSGDEQVQTAHARLYYTLERLGEADRLQQSVYRAVREQHADLTTEDRAADWAVGHGLSASAFRAAYRSAEVERATAEAPELFTRNRITELPTVIVDGRYRTSPTEAGGVEQMPSALDRVLDTR
- a CDS encoding ABC transporter permease; its protein translation is MGGQHAQVVDERGTQTEERRRIPDGPPPELVFKRRLRPVQVAHELWGARELVRALAERDLRARYKQAVLGFAWAVLTPLALCAIFTLVFHRAVKIDTGSVSYPLFAYVGLIVWQFFSNTMNQGALSLANNLSLLNKVYCPREVFPLATMLVATVDMVIGIGVLGLMFLVFWTAPAATFLWVAPLLVIQFAFTYGVALVLSVAVVYLRDVRHLLPIITQMGVFATPVAYPLARIPQRAQEVYVAVNPLGAVIEGYRKALLYGQAPDLALTSIAAASSVVFLVGGYLLFKKLETGIADVA
- a CDS encoding glycosyltransferase family 4 protein yields the protein MRVLVHLNNLALGGAQLNAVDIARTLRNRGHDPVLFAQGVDGPAPLVDVAADHGLHITVAGGPDTPHREVRRQLQKLADEHGSELVHAWEVRAARNAYFGPGRMGRMPVVTTFYGIRMLRGLPRHQPLVLGLGALMDEGRTFGHQDLRLIEPPVNTGTDAPGVVDGSAFREELGVRHDELLLCIVTRLVPDLEKDAGAALTAEAVRHLDDPRIRLAIVGEGPSRERLRTIAASVNRDLGREAVLVPGQLADPRPAYQAADLVLGMGGSALRGLAFGKPVIVHGADGYTAIHQPGPLVEPHASRCMYGFGDGSRDPRPLAEQIRVLLDDPDRRAELGSWGRGWVVDRFSLESVATAFEQVYHEVLGAPPGPARWLLDLEQMSRFEFTKPVALRLIGR
- a CDS encoding glycosyltransferase, whose translation is MADAPPVPQPRVLHVITDPRRRGAQNLARDLHRELLRRGQPSALRALHPHPDAGPDGTDAPVLGPSRHHPATLRALRRAARDADVVVAHGSSTLQACAVALLGSRVPFVYVNIGDPRHWTASPARRLRVGAMLHRAAAVSAISDGAREVLLERFRLPARRVRTIPNARAAEQYPPAADDAERRAARAALGLPPDGPLVAWVGALSAEKRPDLALAALERLPGVTLALAGEGPLRTALEPAERAHFLGRLTDPAPLYRAADALLLTSDSEGVPGVLIEAALAGLPAVATDVGWVSDVVRDGRTGTLVPPGDPDLLAGALTALLATDRAPLAAAARSHALARFALDPVTDAWQRLLREVAG